One genomic region from Lynx canadensis isolate LIC74 chromosome E1, mLynCan4.pri.v2, whole genome shotgun sequence encodes:
- the LOC115501425 gene encoding MYCBP-associated protein isoform X1, with protein MKSVKKESRLRIPASRFLEAAELIKERKRAKVPEQLTPPIQEEPEPVSSVLQGGDILALAIKKEDLKKQHIPRFIETQDRPVVTQKFIIRKLKPKDHKRKVCHLVAYPATPDAATKPLDYSGPGDSFHGCDQILPHHILGSLQDFKRIAVARGNIQLAELIRTPPCLVTLISAKEEPKRKAPKEEKEKAHPWAPPPQHNFLKNWRRNLALRKQQQEALSERLKKPVGELLMHTGEAYRQIQEERELIDRALPTQHDGKSCEETSGFWSRLEYLGDEMTGLVMTKTKAQRGLLEPITHVRKPHCIQAETGLPAQKDAWYRYTWDRSLFLIYRRKELQSVMAELDFSQQDIDGLEVVGRGQPFSTVTVEDYPVFDRSQESSSEDTGPSDSLASYPDDVPMPVLGPSLLFCGKPACWIRGRNPEDKKRVGIAVRLTFETLEREKTSSELTVVNNGTVAIWYNWRRRSQLDSFQDLKRNRMERFYFNNREGVILPGETKTFTFFFKSLNAGIFRECWEFGTHPALLGGALLQVNLRAVSLTQDVFREERKLLKDKLAAHEAVTIVDSVLQELLSGILTPERAPSPVDAYLTEEDLFRHRNPQLHYQHQVVQNLHRLWRQYLTLPPKAEEARPSEEERHSPRARAAYLEKASVNVEPSAHSKSPVSESQVPWQESEAFRDSRDALGSQKPGAGAQSSQRKSIMEEILVEESPDLGSTKSPWELDGLPPPEWNLCLEDFGKAVMALPEESQREDVLIELNKAALELCQEPRPLQSDLLHQMCLQLWRDVIDGLVGHSLWLRALLGLPEKETIYLDLPEEQDRKSPPVTEVKVTAGKVGKEDRKGAAQEKKQLGIREKEDRKPAKLPGKEDRLNSKKHKAKDDKKPLKSSSRDRVSLEDPAPDSIMTSQEPTDPLVMKKYTERLHTEEGSYTPDGQGGTGLPHCSLELPLQPPQALRPPYVQGASAG; from the exons ATGAAGTCAGTAAAGAAGGAGTCCCGCTTGAGAATACCCGCAAGCAGATTCTTGGAGGCCGCAGAACTCATTAAAG aAAGGAAGCGGGCAAAGGTACCTGAGCAGCTCACACCCCCCATTCAGGAAGAACCTGAGCCTGTTAGCAGTGTCCTACAAGGGGGTGACATCCTGGCCTTagccattaaaaaggaagacTTGAAGAAG caaCACATTCCTCGCTTTATTGAGACACAAGATAGACCTGTCGTCACCCAGAAATTTATCATCCGTAAACTCAAACCCAAGGATCATAAGAGGAAGGTCTGCCACTTAGTAGCATATCCTGCTACTCCAGATGCAGCCACGAAGCCCCTGGACTACTCTG GTCCGGGTGACAGCTTCCATGGCTGTGACCAGATTCTGCCTCACCACATCTTGGGGAGTCTCCAGGACTTTAAGAGAATTGCAGTTGCTCGAGGAAACATCCAG CTGGCTGAGCTCATACGCACCCCGCCCTGTCTGGTGACCCTCATCTCAGCTAAAGAGGAGCCAAAGCGGAAAGCcccaaaagaagagaaggagaaggcgCATCCCTGGGCCCCGCCTCCTCAGCACAACTTTCTCAAAAACTGGCGGCGCAACCTAGCCTTGCggaagcagcagcaggaagcCCTGAGTG AACGCCTCAAGAAGCCGGTGGGCGAGCTGCTTATGCACACTGGGGAGGCCTACAGGCAGATCCAGGAGGAGCGGGAGCTCATTGACCGAGCGCTTCCGACACAGCATGATGGGAAG AGCTGTGAGGAGACCAGTGGGTTCTGGAGTCGACTGGAATACTTGGGAGATGAAATGACGGGTCTGGTAATGACAAAGACCAAAGCTCAGCGTGGCCTCCTGGAACCGATCACTCACGTCAGGAAGCCCCACTGCATCCAGGCGGAGACAG GACTGCCGGCCCAGAAGGATGCTTGGTACCGCTACACCTGGGATCGGAGTCTGTTCCTGATCTACCGACGCAAGGAGCTGCAGAGCGTCATGGCAGAGCTGGACTTCAGCCAGCAG GATATCGATGGCCTGGAGGTGGTGGGCAGAGGGCAGCCTTTCTCGACCGTTACCGTGGAAGACTATCCAGTATTCGATAGGAGCCAAGAAAGTTCCTCTGAAGACACAGGGCCCTC AGACTCATTGGCCAGTTACCCTGACGATGTCCCCATGCCTGTTCTTGGCCCTTCTCTGCTGTTCTGTGGGAAGCCAGCCTGCTGGATCAGAGGCCGTAACCCAGAAGACAAG aagcGTGTTGGCATCGCTGTTCGCTTGACCTTCGAAACTCTAGAAAGGGAGAAGACCTCTTCGGAACTGACCGTGGTCAATAATGGCACCGTGGCCATTTGGTACAACTGGCGGAGGCGGTCTCAGCTGGACTCTTTCCAAGACCTGAAGAGAAACAGGATGGAGCGGTTTTACTTTAACAATCGAGAAG GTGTGATTCTGCCTGGAGAAACGAAAACCTTTACCTTCTTCTTCAAGTCTCTGAATGCTGGCATCTTCAGGGAATGTTGGGAGTTTGGAACCCACCCCGCCTTATTAGGAGGTGCTCTCCTGCAGGTCAACCTCCGCGCAGTCTCCCTGACCCAGGATGTtttcagggaagagaggaagttACTGAAG gaCAAGCTGGCTGCCCACGAAGCGGTCACCATTGTGGACAGCGTGCTGCAGGAGCTGTTGAGTGGGATCCTGACCCCAGAGCGTGCGCCGTCCCCCGTGGACGCCTATCTCACTGAGGAGGACTTGTTCCGCCACAGAAATCCTCAG CTGCATTACCAGCACCAAGTGGTGCAAAACCTGCACAGGCTGTGGCGCCAGTACCTCACCCTGCCCCCCAAGGCCGAGGAGGCCAGGCCCAGTGAGGAGGAGCGCCACAGCCCCAGGGCCCGGGCTGCCTACTTGGAGAAGGCCTCCGTGAACGTGGAGCCCTCGGCACACTCTAAGAGCCCAGTCTCAGAATCCCAAGTGCCCTGGCAGGAGAGTGAGGCCTTCAGGGACTCCCGAGACGCTTTAGGGTCCCAGAAGCCTGGAGCGGGGGCTCAGAGTTCTCAGCGGAAGAGCATTATGGAGGAGATCCTGGTGGAGGAGAGCCCAGACCTGGGGAGCACCAAGAGCCCCTGGGAGCTGGATGGCCTTCCCCCACCTGAGTGGAACCTCTGTTTGGAGGATTTCGGAAAG GCAGTGATGGCACTCCCTgaggagagccagagggaggaCGTCCTCATCGAGCTCAACAAAGCAGCCCTGGAGCTGTGCCAGGAACCGAGGCCCCTGCAATCTGACTTGCTGCACCAGATGTG TTTGCAGCTATGGCGGGATGTGATTGATGGCCTGGTGGGCCATTCCCTGTGGCTGAGGGCTCTGCTGGGCCTGCCTGAGAAGGAGACCATCTATTTGGACCTACCAGAAGAGCAAG ATCGCAAGTCCCCGCCCGTCACAGAAGTGAAAGTGACTGCCGGGAAGGTTGGGAAGGAGGACCGGAAAGGGGCAGCCCAGGAAAAGAAGCAGCTGGgaatcagagagaaagaggatagAAAACCTGCCAAGCTGCCGGGGAAAGAG GATCGTTTAAACAGCAAGAAGCACAAGGCAAAGGATGACAAGAAACCGCTGAAGTCTTCAAGTCGGGACAGGGTTTCCTTGGAAGACCCTGCCCCTGACAGCATTATGACCTCCCAGGAACCCACAGACCCCCTGGTCATGAAGAAATACACCGAGAGGCTGCACACGGAG
- the LOC115501425 gene encoding MYCBP-associated protein isoform X4 has protein sequence MKSVKKESRLRIPASRFLEAAELIKERKRAKVPEQLTPPIQEEPEPVSSVLQGGDILALAIKKEDLKKQHIPRFIETQDRPVVTQKFIIRKLKPKDHKRKVCHLVAYPATPDAATKPLDYSGPGDSFHGCDQILPHHILGSLQDFKRIAVARGNIQLAELIRTPPCLVTLISAKEEPKRKAPKEEKEKAHPWAPPPQHNFLKNWRRNLALRKQQQEALSERLKKPVGELLMHTGEAYRQIQEERELIDRALPTQHDGKSCEETSGFWSRLEYLGDEMTGLVMTKTKAQRGLLEPITHVRKPHCIQAETGLPAQKDAWYRYTWDRSLFLIYRRKELQSVMAELDFSQQDIDGLEVVGRGQPFSTVTVEDYPVFDRSQESSSEDTGPSDSLASYPDDVPMPVLGPSLLFCGKPACWIRGRNPEDKKRVGIAVRLTFETLEREKTSSELTVVNNGTVAIWYNWRRRSQLDSFQDLKRNRMERFYFNNREGVILPGETKTFTFFFKSLNAGIFRECWEFGTHPALLGGALLQVNLRAVSLTQDVFREERKLLKDKLAAHEAVTIVDSVLQELLSGILTPERAPSPVDAYLTEEDLFRHRNPQLHYQHQVVQNLHRLWRQYLTLPPKAEEARPSEEERHSPRARAAYLEKASVNVEPSAHSKSPVSESQVPWQESEAFRDSRDALGSQKPGAGAQSSQRKSIMEEILVEESPDLGSTKSPWELDGLPPPEWNLCLEDFGKAVMALPEESQREDVLIELNKAALELCQEPRPLQSDLLHQMCLQLWRDVIDGLVGHSLWLRALLGLPEKETIYLDLPEEQDRKSPPVTEVKVTAGKVGKEDRKGAAQEKKQLGIREKEDRKPAKLPGKEDRLNSKKHKAKDDKKPLKSSSRDRVSLEDPAPDSIMTSQEPTDPLVMKKYTERLHTELGSRDCIIHCGNAPDPI, from the exons ATGAAGTCAGTAAAGAAGGAGTCCCGCTTGAGAATACCCGCAAGCAGATTCTTGGAGGCCGCAGAACTCATTAAAG aAAGGAAGCGGGCAAAGGTACCTGAGCAGCTCACACCCCCCATTCAGGAAGAACCTGAGCCTGTTAGCAGTGTCCTACAAGGGGGTGACATCCTGGCCTTagccattaaaaaggaagacTTGAAGAAG caaCACATTCCTCGCTTTATTGAGACACAAGATAGACCTGTCGTCACCCAGAAATTTATCATCCGTAAACTCAAACCCAAGGATCATAAGAGGAAGGTCTGCCACTTAGTAGCATATCCTGCTACTCCAGATGCAGCCACGAAGCCCCTGGACTACTCTG GTCCGGGTGACAGCTTCCATGGCTGTGACCAGATTCTGCCTCACCACATCTTGGGGAGTCTCCAGGACTTTAAGAGAATTGCAGTTGCTCGAGGAAACATCCAG CTGGCTGAGCTCATACGCACCCCGCCCTGTCTGGTGACCCTCATCTCAGCTAAAGAGGAGCCAAAGCGGAAAGCcccaaaagaagagaaggagaaggcgCATCCCTGGGCCCCGCCTCCTCAGCACAACTTTCTCAAAAACTGGCGGCGCAACCTAGCCTTGCggaagcagcagcaggaagcCCTGAGTG AACGCCTCAAGAAGCCGGTGGGCGAGCTGCTTATGCACACTGGGGAGGCCTACAGGCAGATCCAGGAGGAGCGGGAGCTCATTGACCGAGCGCTTCCGACACAGCATGATGGGAAG AGCTGTGAGGAGACCAGTGGGTTCTGGAGTCGACTGGAATACTTGGGAGATGAAATGACGGGTCTGGTAATGACAAAGACCAAAGCTCAGCGTGGCCTCCTGGAACCGATCACTCACGTCAGGAAGCCCCACTGCATCCAGGCGGAGACAG GACTGCCGGCCCAGAAGGATGCTTGGTACCGCTACACCTGGGATCGGAGTCTGTTCCTGATCTACCGACGCAAGGAGCTGCAGAGCGTCATGGCAGAGCTGGACTTCAGCCAGCAG GATATCGATGGCCTGGAGGTGGTGGGCAGAGGGCAGCCTTTCTCGACCGTTACCGTGGAAGACTATCCAGTATTCGATAGGAGCCAAGAAAGTTCCTCTGAAGACACAGGGCCCTC AGACTCATTGGCCAGTTACCCTGACGATGTCCCCATGCCTGTTCTTGGCCCTTCTCTGCTGTTCTGTGGGAAGCCAGCCTGCTGGATCAGAGGCCGTAACCCAGAAGACAAG aagcGTGTTGGCATCGCTGTTCGCTTGACCTTCGAAACTCTAGAAAGGGAGAAGACCTCTTCGGAACTGACCGTGGTCAATAATGGCACCGTGGCCATTTGGTACAACTGGCGGAGGCGGTCTCAGCTGGACTCTTTCCAAGACCTGAAGAGAAACAGGATGGAGCGGTTTTACTTTAACAATCGAGAAG GTGTGATTCTGCCTGGAGAAACGAAAACCTTTACCTTCTTCTTCAAGTCTCTGAATGCTGGCATCTTCAGGGAATGTTGGGAGTTTGGAACCCACCCCGCCTTATTAGGAGGTGCTCTCCTGCAGGTCAACCTCCGCGCAGTCTCCCTGACCCAGGATGTtttcagggaagagaggaagttACTGAAG gaCAAGCTGGCTGCCCACGAAGCGGTCACCATTGTGGACAGCGTGCTGCAGGAGCTGTTGAGTGGGATCCTGACCCCAGAGCGTGCGCCGTCCCCCGTGGACGCCTATCTCACTGAGGAGGACTTGTTCCGCCACAGAAATCCTCAG CTGCATTACCAGCACCAAGTGGTGCAAAACCTGCACAGGCTGTGGCGCCAGTACCTCACCCTGCCCCCCAAGGCCGAGGAGGCCAGGCCCAGTGAGGAGGAGCGCCACAGCCCCAGGGCCCGGGCTGCCTACTTGGAGAAGGCCTCCGTGAACGTGGAGCCCTCGGCACACTCTAAGAGCCCAGTCTCAGAATCCCAAGTGCCCTGGCAGGAGAGTGAGGCCTTCAGGGACTCCCGAGACGCTTTAGGGTCCCAGAAGCCTGGAGCGGGGGCTCAGAGTTCTCAGCGGAAGAGCATTATGGAGGAGATCCTGGTGGAGGAGAGCCCAGACCTGGGGAGCACCAAGAGCCCCTGGGAGCTGGATGGCCTTCCCCCACCTGAGTGGAACCTCTGTTTGGAGGATTTCGGAAAG GCAGTGATGGCACTCCCTgaggagagccagagggaggaCGTCCTCATCGAGCTCAACAAAGCAGCCCTGGAGCTGTGCCAGGAACCGAGGCCCCTGCAATCTGACTTGCTGCACCAGATGTG TTTGCAGCTATGGCGGGATGTGATTGATGGCCTGGTGGGCCATTCCCTGTGGCTGAGGGCTCTGCTGGGCCTGCCTGAGAAGGAGACCATCTATTTGGACCTACCAGAAGAGCAAG ATCGCAAGTCCCCGCCCGTCACAGAAGTGAAAGTGACTGCCGGGAAGGTTGGGAAGGAGGACCGGAAAGGGGCAGCCCAGGAAAAGAAGCAGCTGGgaatcagagagaaagaggatagAAAACCTGCCAAGCTGCCGGGGAAAGAG GATCGTTTAAACAGCAAGAAGCACAAGGCAAAGGATGACAAGAAACCGCTGAAGTCTTCAAGTCGGGACAGGGTTTCCTTGGAAGACCCTGCCCCTGACAGCATTATGACCTCCCAGGAACCCACAGACCCCCTGGTCATGAAGAAATACACCGAGAGGCTGCACACGGAG
- the LOC115501425 gene encoding MYCBP-associated protein isoform X2, whose translation MKSVKKESRLRIPASRFLEAAELIKERKRAKVPEQLTPPIQEEPEPVSSVLQGGDILALAIKKEDLKKQHIPRFIETQDRPVVTQKFIIRKLKPKDHKRKVCHLVAYPATPDAATKPLDYSGPGDSFHGCDQILPHHILGSLQDFKRIAVARGNIQLAELIRTPPCLVTLISAKEEPKRKAPKEEKEKAHPWAPPPQHNFLKNWRRNLALRKQQQEALSERLKKPVGELLMHTGEAYRQIQEERELIDRALPTQHDGKSCEETSGFWSRLEYLGDEMTGLVMTKTKAQRGLLEPITHVRKPHCIQAETGLPAQKDAWYRYTWDRSLFLIYRRKELQSVMAELDFSQQDIDGLEVVGRGQPFSTVTVEDYPVFDRSQESSSEDTGPSDSLASYPDDVPMPVLGPSLLFCGKPACWIRGRNPEDKKRVGIAVRLTFETLEREKTSSELTVVNNGTVAIWYNWRRRSQLDSFQDLKRNRMERFYFNNREGVILPGETKTFTFFFKSLNAGIFRECWEFGTHPALLGGALLQVNLRAVSLTQDVFREERKLLKDKLAAHEAVTIVDSVLQELLSGILTPERAPSPVDAYLTEEDLFRHRNPQLHYQHQVVQNLHRLWRQYLTLPPKAEEARPSEEERHSPRARAAYLEKASVNVEPSAHSKSPVSESQVPWQESEAFRDSRDALGSQKPGAGAQSSQRKSIMEEILVEESPDLGSTKSPWELDGLPPPEWNLCLEDFGKAVMALPEESQREDVLIELNKAALELCQEPRPLQSDLLHQMCLQLWRDVIDGLVGHSLWLRALLGLPEKETIYLDLPEEQDRKSPPVTEVKVTAGKVGKEDRKGAAQEKKQLGIREKEDRKPAKLPGKEDRLNSKKHKAKDDKKPLKSSSRDRVSLEDPAPDSIMTSQEPTDPLVMKKYTERLHTEVYGLLDTLVTDLMVLADELRPIKNVEETLRLCI comes from the exons ATGAAGTCAGTAAAGAAGGAGTCCCGCTTGAGAATACCCGCAAGCAGATTCTTGGAGGCCGCAGAACTCATTAAAG aAAGGAAGCGGGCAAAGGTACCTGAGCAGCTCACACCCCCCATTCAGGAAGAACCTGAGCCTGTTAGCAGTGTCCTACAAGGGGGTGACATCCTGGCCTTagccattaaaaaggaagacTTGAAGAAG caaCACATTCCTCGCTTTATTGAGACACAAGATAGACCTGTCGTCACCCAGAAATTTATCATCCGTAAACTCAAACCCAAGGATCATAAGAGGAAGGTCTGCCACTTAGTAGCATATCCTGCTACTCCAGATGCAGCCACGAAGCCCCTGGACTACTCTG GTCCGGGTGACAGCTTCCATGGCTGTGACCAGATTCTGCCTCACCACATCTTGGGGAGTCTCCAGGACTTTAAGAGAATTGCAGTTGCTCGAGGAAACATCCAG CTGGCTGAGCTCATACGCACCCCGCCCTGTCTGGTGACCCTCATCTCAGCTAAAGAGGAGCCAAAGCGGAAAGCcccaaaagaagagaaggagaaggcgCATCCCTGGGCCCCGCCTCCTCAGCACAACTTTCTCAAAAACTGGCGGCGCAACCTAGCCTTGCggaagcagcagcaggaagcCCTGAGTG AACGCCTCAAGAAGCCGGTGGGCGAGCTGCTTATGCACACTGGGGAGGCCTACAGGCAGATCCAGGAGGAGCGGGAGCTCATTGACCGAGCGCTTCCGACACAGCATGATGGGAAG AGCTGTGAGGAGACCAGTGGGTTCTGGAGTCGACTGGAATACTTGGGAGATGAAATGACGGGTCTGGTAATGACAAAGACCAAAGCTCAGCGTGGCCTCCTGGAACCGATCACTCACGTCAGGAAGCCCCACTGCATCCAGGCGGAGACAG GACTGCCGGCCCAGAAGGATGCTTGGTACCGCTACACCTGGGATCGGAGTCTGTTCCTGATCTACCGACGCAAGGAGCTGCAGAGCGTCATGGCAGAGCTGGACTTCAGCCAGCAG GATATCGATGGCCTGGAGGTGGTGGGCAGAGGGCAGCCTTTCTCGACCGTTACCGTGGAAGACTATCCAGTATTCGATAGGAGCCAAGAAAGTTCCTCTGAAGACACAGGGCCCTC AGACTCATTGGCCAGTTACCCTGACGATGTCCCCATGCCTGTTCTTGGCCCTTCTCTGCTGTTCTGTGGGAAGCCAGCCTGCTGGATCAGAGGCCGTAACCCAGAAGACAAG aagcGTGTTGGCATCGCTGTTCGCTTGACCTTCGAAACTCTAGAAAGGGAGAAGACCTCTTCGGAACTGACCGTGGTCAATAATGGCACCGTGGCCATTTGGTACAACTGGCGGAGGCGGTCTCAGCTGGACTCTTTCCAAGACCTGAAGAGAAACAGGATGGAGCGGTTTTACTTTAACAATCGAGAAG GTGTGATTCTGCCTGGAGAAACGAAAACCTTTACCTTCTTCTTCAAGTCTCTGAATGCTGGCATCTTCAGGGAATGTTGGGAGTTTGGAACCCACCCCGCCTTATTAGGAGGTGCTCTCCTGCAGGTCAACCTCCGCGCAGTCTCCCTGACCCAGGATGTtttcagggaagagaggaagttACTGAAG gaCAAGCTGGCTGCCCACGAAGCGGTCACCATTGTGGACAGCGTGCTGCAGGAGCTGTTGAGTGGGATCCTGACCCCAGAGCGTGCGCCGTCCCCCGTGGACGCCTATCTCACTGAGGAGGACTTGTTCCGCCACAGAAATCCTCAG CTGCATTACCAGCACCAAGTGGTGCAAAACCTGCACAGGCTGTGGCGCCAGTACCTCACCCTGCCCCCCAAGGCCGAGGAGGCCAGGCCCAGTGAGGAGGAGCGCCACAGCCCCAGGGCCCGGGCTGCCTACTTGGAGAAGGCCTCCGTGAACGTGGAGCCCTCGGCACACTCTAAGAGCCCAGTCTCAGAATCCCAAGTGCCCTGGCAGGAGAGTGAGGCCTTCAGGGACTCCCGAGACGCTTTAGGGTCCCAGAAGCCTGGAGCGGGGGCTCAGAGTTCTCAGCGGAAGAGCATTATGGAGGAGATCCTGGTGGAGGAGAGCCCAGACCTGGGGAGCACCAAGAGCCCCTGGGAGCTGGATGGCCTTCCCCCACCTGAGTGGAACCTCTGTTTGGAGGATTTCGGAAAG GCAGTGATGGCACTCCCTgaggagagccagagggaggaCGTCCTCATCGAGCTCAACAAAGCAGCCCTGGAGCTGTGCCAGGAACCGAGGCCCCTGCAATCTGACTTGCTGCACCAGATGTG TTTGCAGCTATGGCGGGATGTGATTGATGGCCTGGTGGGCCATTCCCTGTGGCTGAGGGCTCTGCTGGGCCTGCCTGAGAAGGAGACCATCTATTTGGACCTACCAGAAGAGCAAG ATCGCAAGTCCCCGCCCGTCACAGAAGTGAAAGTGACTGCCGGGAAGGTTGGGAAGGAGGACCGGAAAGGGGCAGCCCAGGAAAAGAAGCAGCTGGgaatcagagagaaagaggatagAAAACCTGCCAAGCTGCCGGGGAAAGAG GATCGTTTAAACAGCAAGAAGCACAAGGCAAAGGATGACAAGAAACCGCTGAAGTCTTCAAGTCGGGACAGGGTTTCCTTGGAAGACCCTGCCCCTGACAGCATTATGACCTCCCAGGAACCCACAGACCCCCTGGTCATGAAGAAATACACCGAGAGGCTGCACACGGAG